One window from the genome of Megalobrama amblycephala isolate DHTTF-2021 linkage group LG4, ASM1881202v1, whole genome shotgun sequence encodes:
- the LOC125267082 gene encoding myosin heavy chain, fast skeletal muscle-like, whose protein sequence is MSTDAEMAVYGKAAIYLRKPEKERIEAQNKPFDAKTACYVADAKELYLKGTIKSKDGGKVTVVLLDTKEERVAKEEDVYPMNPPKFDKIEDMAMMTHLNEASVLYNLKERYAAWMIYTYSGLFCATVNPYKWLPVYDAEVVAAYRGKKRMEAPPHIFSVSDNAFQFMLTDRENQSVLITGESGAGKTVNTKRVIQYFATIAVGGGEKKKEQTPGKMQGSLEDQIIAANPLLEAYGNAKTVRNDNSSRFGKFIRIHFGTTGKLASADIETYLLEKSRVTFQLPDERGYHIFYQMMTNHKPELIEMTLITTNPYDFPMCSQGQITVASIDDKEELVATDTAIDILGFSNEEKMGIYKFTGAVLHHGNMKFKQKQREEQAEPDGTEEADKVAYLLGLNSADMLKALCYPRVKVGNEFVTKGQTVPQVYNSVSALAKSIYERMFLWMVVRINQMLDTKQQRNFFIGVLDIAGFEIFDFNSMEQLCINFTNEKLQQFFNHHMFVLEQEEYKKEGIVWEFIDFGMDLAACIELIEKPMGIFSILEEECMFPKATDTSFKNKLYDQHLGKCNAFQKPKPAKGKAEAHFSLVHYAGTVDYNIVGWLDKNKDPLNESVVQLYQKSSVKLLATLYPPVVEETGGGKKGGKKKGGSMQTVSSQFRENLGKLMTNLRSTHPHFVRCLIPNESKTPGLMENFLVIHQLRCNGVLEGIRICRKGFPSRILYGDFKQRYKVLNASVIPEGQFIDNKKACEKLLGSIDVPHDEYRFGHTKVFFKAGLLGTLEEMRDEKLAALVTMTQAACRGFLMRREFVKMMERRESIYTIQYNIRSFMNVKHWPWMKVYYKIKPLLKSAETEKELATMKEDFAKCKEDLAKAEAKKKELEEKMVSLLQEKNDLQLQVASEAENLSDAEERCEGLIKSKIQLEAKLKETTERLEDEEEINAELTAKKRKLEDECSELKKDIDDLELTLAKVEKEKHATENKVKNLTEEMAAQDESIAKLTKEKKALQEAHQQTLDDLQAEEDKVNTLTKSKTKLEQQVDDLEGSLEQEKKLRMDLERAKRKLEGDLKLAQESIMDLENDKQQSEEKIKKKDFEISQLLSKIEDEQSLGAQLQKKIKELQARIEELEEEIEAERAARAKVEKQRADLSRELEEISERLEEAGGATAAQIEMNKKREAEFQKLRRDLEESTLQHEATAAALRKKQADSVAELGEQIDNLQRVKQKLEKEKSEYKMEIDDLSSNMEAVAKAKANLEKMCRTLEDQLSEIKSKNDENLRQINDLGAQRARLQTENGEFGRQLEEKEALVSQLTRGKQAFTQQIEELKRQIEEEVKAKNALAHAVQSARHDCDLLREQFEEEQEAKAELQRGMSKANSEVAQWRTKYETDAIQRTEELEESKKKLAQRLQEAEEQIEAVNSKCASLEKTKQRLQGEVEDLMIDVERANGLAANLDKKQRNFDKVLAEWKQKYEEGQAELEGAQKEARSLSTELFKMKNSYEESLDQLETLKRENKNLQQEISDLTEQLGETGKSIHELEKAKKTVETEKAEIQTALEEAEGTLEHEESKILRVQLELNQVKGEIDRKLAEKDEEMEQIKRNSQRVIESMQGTLDSEVRSRNDALRIKKKMEGDLNEMEIQLSHANRQAAEAQKQLRNVQGQLKDAQLHLDDAVRGQEDMKEQVAMVERRNTLMQSEIEELRAALEQTERSRKVAEQELVDASERVGLLHSQNTSLLNTKKKLEADLVQIQSEVDDTVQEARNAEEKAKKAITDAAMMAEELKKEQDTSAHLERMKKNLEVTVKDLQHRLDEAENLAMKGGKKQLQKLESRVRELEAEVEAEQRRGADAVKGVRKYERRVKELTYQTEEDKKNLNRLQDLVDKLQLKVKAYKRQAEEAEEQANTHLSKLRKVQHELEEAEERADIAESQVNKLRAKSRDAGKAKEAE, encoded by the exons ATGAGTACGGACGCGGAGATGGCCGTTTATGGCAAGGCTGCCATTTACCTTCGTAAGCCTGAGAAGGAGAGAATCGAGGCTCAGAACAAACCATTTGATGCCAAGACTGCCTGCTATGTGGCTGATGCCAAAGAGTTGTACCTCAAGGGAACAATCAAGAGCAAAGATGGTGGCAAAGTCACAGTTGTTTTGCTTGACACTAAGGAG GAGAGAGTTGCTAAGGAGGAAGATGTCTACCCAATGAATCCTCCCAAGTTTGACAAGATTGAGGACATGGCCATGATGACCCATCTCAATGAAGCCTCTGTGCTGTATAACCTCAAAGAGCGTTATGCTGCATGGATGATCTAC ACCTACTCTGGGCTCTTCTGCGCAACTGTGAACCCCTACAAGTGGCTCCCAGTGTATGATGCAGAAGTGGTGGCTGCCTACAGAGGCAAAAAGCGTATGGAGGCCCCACCCCACATCTTCTCTGTCTCTGACAACGCCTTTCAGTTCATGCTGACTG ACAGAGAGAACCAGTCTGTCCTGATTAC TGGAGAATCTGGTGCTGGAAAGACTGTGAACACCAAACGTGTCATCCAGTACTTTGCCACAATTGCAGTGGGAGGTGGTGAAAAGAAGAAAGAGCAGACTCCTGGCAAAATGCAG GGCTCTCTTGAGGACCAGATCATTGCTGCCAACCCTCTGCTTGAGGCTTATGGTAATGCCAAGACTGTGAGAAATGACAACTCCTCTCGTTTt gGTAAATTCATCAGAATTCACTTCGGTACAACTGGAAAACTGGCTAGTGCTGACATTGAGACAT ATCTGCTGGAGAAGTCTAGAGTGACATTCCAGCTTCCAGATGAGAGAGGCTACCACATCTTCTACCAGATGATGACCAACCATAAGCCTGAGCTGATTG AAATGACGCTCATCACCACCAACCCCTATGACTTCCCCATGTGCAGTCAGGGTCAGATCACAGTGGCCAGCATTGATGATAAAGAGGAGCTGGTTGCTACTGAT ACTGCTATTGACATTTTGGGCTTTAGTAATGAGGAGAAAATGGGCATCTACAAGTTCACTGGAGCTGTGCTTCATCATGGTAACATGAAGTTCAAGCAGAAGCAGCGTGAGGAGCAGGCTGAGCCTGACGGCACAGAGG AGGCTGATAAAGTTGCCTACCTTCTGGGTTTGAACTCTGCTGATATGCTGAAAGCTTTGTGCTACCCCAGAGTCAAGGTCGGAAATGAGTTTGTGACCAAAGGACAGACCGTGCCACAG GTGTACAACTCTGTGAGTGCCTTGGCCAAATCTATCTATGAGAGGATGTTCTTGTGGATGGTCGTTCGTATCAACCAGATGTTGGAcacaaaacaacaaagaaatttcTTCATTGGTGTGCTGGATATTGCTGGCTTTGAGATCTTTGAT TTCAACAGCATGGAGCAGCTGTGCATCAACTTCACCAATGAGAAACTGCAACAGTTTTTCAACCACCACATGTTTGTGCTGGAACAAGAGGAGTACAAGAAGGAGGGCATTGTTTGGGAGTTCATTGACTTTGGCATGGACTTGGCTGCTTGCATTGAGCTCATTGAGAAG CCCATGGGTATCTTCTCCATCCTTGAAGAGGAGTGCATGTTCCCCAAGGCTACAGACACTTCCTTTAAGAACAAGCTGTATGATCAGCATCTTGGCAAGTGCAATGCTTTCCAGAAACCAAAGCCTGCCAAAGGCAAGGCTGAAGCTCATTTCTCCCTGGTTCACTATGCTGGAACTGTGGACTACAACATTGTTGGCTGGTTGGACAAGAACAAGGATCCACTGAATGAGTCTGTTGTGCAGCTGTACCAGAAGTCTTCTGTCAAACTGCTGGCTACTCTCTACCCACCTGTTGttgagg AGACTGGTGGCGGCAAGAAGGGAGGCAAGAAGAAGGGTGGCTCCATGCAGACTGTGTCTTCTCAGTTCAGA GAGAACTTGGGCAAGCTCATGACCAACTTGAGGAGCACTCACCCTCACTTTGTGCGTTGTCTGATTCCCAATGAGTCCAAGACTCCAG GTCTCATGGAGAACTTCCTGGTTATCCACCAGCTGAGATGTAACGGTGTACTGGAGGGTATCAGAATCTGCAGAAAGGGCTTCCCCAGCAGAATCCTCTATGGTGACTTCAAGCAGAG ATACAAGGTGCTGAATGCCAGTGTTATCCCAGAGGGACAGTTTATTGATAACAAGAAAGCCTGTGAGAAACTCCTGGGATCCATCGACGTTCCTCATGATGAGTACAGATTTGGACACACAAAG GTGTTCTTCAAAGCTGGTCTTCTGGGTACTCTTGAGGAGATGCGTGATGAGAAACTGGCTGCTCTGGTCACAATGACTCAGGCTGCCTGCCGTGGATTCCTGATGAGGAGGGAGTTTGTGAAGATGATGGAAAGGAG GGAGTCCATTTACACCATCCAATACAACATCCGCTCATTCATGAATGTCAAACACTGGCCATGGATGAAGGTTTATTACAAGATTAAGCCTCTTCTGAAGAGTGCAGAGACTGAGAAGGAGCTGGCAACCATGAAAGaggactttgcaaaatgcaaagAAGATCTTGCCAAGGCTGAAGCCAAAAAGAAGGAACTTGAAGAGAAGATGGTATCACTGCTGCAAGAGAAAAATGATCTGCAGCTGCAAGTAGCATCT GAAGCTGAGAATCTCTCAGATGCTGAGGAGAGGTGTGAGGGTCTGATCAAGAGCAAAATCCAGCTTGAAGCTAAACTCAAAGAGACAACTGAGAGGCtggaggatgaggaagaaaTCAATGCTGAACTGACAGCCAAGAAGAGGAAACTGGAGGATGAGTGCTCTGAGCTGAAGAAGGACATTGATGACCTGGAGCTCACCTTGGCTAAAGTGGAGAAAGAGAAACATGCCACTGAGAATAAG GTCAAGAACTTGACTGAGGAAATGGCAGCTCAGGATGAGAGCATTGCCAAACTTACGAAAGAGAAGAAAGCCCTCCAAGAGGCACATCAGCAGACACTGGATGATCTCCAGGCCGAGGAGGACAAAGTCAACACCCTGACCAAATCCAAGACAAAACTTGAGCAGCAAGTTGATGAT CTTGAAGGTTCCCTTGAACAAGAGAAGAAGCTCCgcatggatcttgagagagccAAGAGGAAGCTTGAAGGAGACCTGAAATTAGCCCAAGAGTCCATCATGGACCTGGAGAATGACAAGCAGCAATCGGaggagaaaataaaaaa GAAAGACTTTGAAATAAGCCAGCTGCTCAGCAAGATAGAAGATGAACAATCTTTGGGTGCTCAACTCCAAAAGAAAATCAAGGAGCTTCAG GCTCGCATTGAGGAACTGGAGGAAGAGATTGAGGCTGAGCGTGCTGCTCGTGCCAAGGTTGAGAAACAGAGAGCTGATCTCTCCAGGGAACTTGAGGAGATCAGTGAGAGGCTTGAGGAGGCTGGAGGAGCCACTGCTGCTCAGATCGAGATGAATAAGAAACGTGAAGCTGAATTCCAGAAACTGCGTCGTGATCTTGAAGAGTCCACCCTCCAGCATGAAGCTACTGCTGCTGCCCTCCGCAAGAAGCAGGCAGACAGTGTGGCCGAGCTGGGGGAGCAAATCGACAACCTGCAGCGTGTCAAGCAGAAGCTTGAAAAAGAGAAGAGCGAATACAAAATGGAGATTGATGATCTTTCCAGCAACATGGAAGCTGTTGCCAAAGCAAAG GCTAATCTTGAGAAGATGTGCCGCACCCTTGAGGACCAACTTAGTGAAATTAAATCCAAGAATGATGAGAACCTACGCCAGATAAATGACCTTGGCGCTCAAAGAGCAAGACTTCAAACTGAAAATG GTGAATTTGGCCGTCAGCTGGAGGAGAAGGAAGCTCTAGTTTCTCAGCTCACCAGAGGCAAACAAGCTTTCACTCAGCAGATTGAGGAGCTTAAGAGGCAGATTGAAGAGGAGGTTAAG GCTAAGAACGCACTGGCCCATGCTGTGCAATCAGCCCGTCATGACTGTGACCTGCTCCGTGAGCAGTTTGAGGAAGAGCAGGAGGCAAAGGCTGAGCTACAGCGGGGAATGTCAAAGGCCAACAGCGAGGTTGCTCAATGGAGAACCAAATATGAAACTGATGCCATCCAGCGCACTGAGGAGCTCGAAGAGTCCAA GAAGAAGCTGGCTCAACGTCTACAAGAGGCAGAGGAACAAATTGAGGCAGTGAACTCCAAATGTGCGTCTCTGGAGAAGACCAAACAGAGACTCCAGGGTGAGGTGGAGGACCTCATGATTGATGTGGAGAGAGCCAATGGTTTGGCTGCTAACCTTGACAAGAAGCAGAGGAATTTTGACAAG GTCCTGGCAGAATGGAAGCAGAAATATGAAGAAGGTCAGGCAGAGCTGGAAGGTGCCCAGAAAGAGGCTCGTTCACTCAGTACTGAGCTGTTCAAGATGAAGAACTCCTATGAGGAGAGTCTGGACCAGCTGGAGACCCTCAAGAGAGAGAACAAGAATCTGCAGC AGGAGATTTCAGATCTGACAGAACAGTTAGGCGAGACTGGTAAGAGCATCCATGAGCTGGAAAAGGCCAAGAAGACAGTGGAGACTGAGAAGGCAGAGATTCAGACCGCCCTGGAGGAGGCTGAA GGCACCCTGGAGCATGAGGAGTCCAAGATTCTTCGTGTCCAGCTTGAGCTAAACCAGGTCAAGGGAGAGATTGACAGGAAGCTTGCAGAGAAGGATGAGGAGATGGAGCAGATCAAGAGGAACAGCCAGAGAGTCATTGAATCCATGCAGGGCACTCTGGACTCTGAAGTTAGGAGCAGGAATGATGCTCTGAGAATCAAGAAGAAGATGGAGGGAGACCTTAATGAGATGGAGATTCAGCTGAGCCATGCCAATCGCCAGGCTGCTGAGGCCCAGAAACAGCTCAGGAACGTTCAGGGACAACTCAAG GATGCCCAATTGCACCTTGATGATGCTGTGAGAGGACAGGAAGACATGAAGGAGCAGGTGGCCATGGTGGAGCGCAGAAACACTCTGATGCAGTCTGAGATTGAAGAGCTGAGAGCTGCTCTGGAGCAGACAGAGAGAAGCCGCAAAGTGGCTGAACAAGAGCTGGTGGACGCCAGTGAGCGTGTTGGGCTGCTGCACTCTCAG AACACAAGTCTCCTGAACACCAAGAAGAAGCTTGAGGCTGACCttgttcagatccagagtgaaGTTGATGACACTGTACAGGAAGCCAGAAATGCAGAGGAGAAGGCCAAGAAGGCCATCACTGAT GCTGCAATGATGgcagaagagctgaagaagGAGCAGGACACCAGTGCTCACCTTGAAAGGATGAAGAAGAATCTAGAGGTGACAGTGAAAGACTTGCAGCACCGTCTGGATGAGGCTGAGAATCTGGCCATGAAGGGAGGAAAGAAACAACTCCAGAAGTTGGAGTCAAGA GTCCGTGAGCTTGAGGCTGAAGTTGAGGCAGAGCAGAGACGTGGAGCTGATGCTGTTAAAGGTGTCCGCAAATATGAGAGGAGAGTCAAGGAGCTCACCTACCAG ACTGAGGAGGATAAGAAGAACCTCAACAGACTGCAGGATCTGGTTGACAAGCTTCAGCTGAAGGTCAAGGCTTACAAGAGACAGGCTGAAGAAGCT GAGGAACAAGCAAACACTCACCTGTCCAAGTTGAGGAAGGTGCAGCATGAGCTGGAAGAGGCTGAGGAGCGTGCTGACATTGCTGAGTCTCAGGTCAACAAGCTCAGAGCCAAGAGCCGTGATGCTGGAAAg gcCAAGGAGGCAGAGTGA